A single region of the Geobacillus subterraneus genome encodes:
- the pknB gene encoding Stk1 family PASTA domain-containing Ser/Thr kinase, whose product MLIGKRLNDRYKIISLVGGGGMANVYLARDIILERDVAVKVLRLDFANDDQFIKRFRREAQAATSLNHEHIVSIYDVGEEEGVYYIVMEYVRGSTLKQYIQQHAPLPVEQALRIMDQLTSAIAHAHENGIIHRDIKPQNILIDEHGNVKVTDFGIAVALSGTTITQTNSVLGSVHYLSPEQARGGIATEKSDVYSLGIVMFELVTGRLPFSGESAVSIVLKHLQGETPSPKAWNPEIPQSVENIILKAMAKDPFYRYPSAREMNEDIRTALDPSRRNEAKFTIPDDDEEATKAIPIIKRPESAALEQETLVYEEKANEPVKADDGLKPKRKRAWLAWLAAALLLLGAAGVSALTWIPDLVFPKDVTMPDVINKDYDEAVEQLSALGLEIKDTIDVEDDKIEEGKVVRTDPEAGMTVKPGAGVVIYKSVGKKKIEFPSFIGDDISVAEEELRAEGFTRITRNGRYSDKPEGTILDQYPYAGDEVVPDETEVMFTVSLGPEKVKLKDLTGYTEKSVRDYGEDQGLRIEVAYEYSDDVSEGLVISQTPAAGEQVAKGETITVVISRGPEPKPSKTVIKDIAIPYEPAENGQMVEAQLYIQDANHNMTTPYKTYRLTHPVTETVEFEIPYGETAYYRVIVNNVVKDEGAIPYPENGGKKE is encoded by the coding sequence GTGCTCATTGGAAAACGATTGAATGATCGCTATAAAATCATCAGCCTCGTCGGCGGCGGCGGCATGGCCAACGTCTATTTAGCCCGCGACATCATTTTGGAACGCGATGTCGCTGTCAAAGTGCTTCGCCTTGATTTTGCCAACGATGACCAATTTATTAAACGGTTTCGCCGTGAAGCGCAGGCGGCAACGAGCTTAAACCATGAACATATCGTCTCCATTTATGACGTCGGTGAAGAGGAAGGCGTCTATTATATCGTCATGGAGTATGTGCGCGGCTCGACGCTCAAGCAATACATTCAGCAGCACGCCCCGCTTCCGGTCGAACAGGCGCTCCGCATCATGGACCAGCTGACCTCAGCGATCGCCCATGCGCATGAGAACGGCATCATCCACCGCGACATTAAACCGCAAAATATTTTGATCGATGAGCATGGCAATGTGAAAGTCACCGACTTCGGCATCGCTGTAGCGCTGAGCGGGACGACGATCACACAAACGAATTCAGTGCTCGGTTCGGTTCATTATTTGTCGCCGGAACAGGCGCGCGGCGGCATCGCCACGGAAAAGTCGGACGTGTATTCACTTGGCATCGTCATGTTTGAACTCGTCACCGGCCGGCTGCCATTTTCCGGCGAATCGGCCGTTTCGATCGTGCTAAAGCACTTGCAGGGGGAAACGCCGTCGCCGAAGGCGTGGAATCCGGAGATTCCGCAAAGCGTGGAAAACATTATTTTAAAAGCGATGGCGAAAGATCCGTTTTATCGCTATCCATCCGCGCGTGAAATGAACGAGGATATCCGGACGGCGCTTGATCCAAGCCGGCGCAATGAGGCGAAGTTTACGATTCCCGATGATGACGAAGAGGCGACGAAAGCCATTCCGATTATAAAACGACCGGAAAGCGCGGCGCTAGAGCAAGAGACGCTCGTTTATGAGGAAAAAGCGAACGAACCGGTGAAGGCGGACGACGGGCTGAAGCCGAAACGGAAGCGGGCGTGGCTCGCCTGGCTTGCGGCTGCCTTGCTGCTGTTAGGCGCAGCTGGCGTAAGCGCGCTGACTTGGATTCCAGATCTTGTCTTTCCGAAAGACGTGACCATGCCTGATGTCATCAATAAAGATTACGATGAAGCCGTTGAACAGCTGTCGGCGCTCGGCCTCGAAATTAAGGATACGATCGATGTGGAAGATGATAAAATAGAAGAAGGAAAAGTCGTGCGCACCGATCCGGAAGCCGGCATGACGGTGAAGCCGGGGGCCGGCGTCGTTATTTATAAGAGTGTCGGAAAAAAGAAAATCGAATTTCCGAGCTTTATTGGCGATGATATTTCGGTGGCGGAAGAGGAGTTGCGCGCCGAAGGATTTACCCGCATTACGCGCAATGGCCGCTACAGCGACAAACCGGAAGGGACGATTTTGGATCAATACCCGTACGCCGGCGATGAAGTCGTACCGGATGAAACAGAAGTCATGTTTACCGTCAGCTTAGGGCCGGAAAAAGTGAAGCTCAAAGATTTGACCGGCTACACAGAGAAGAGCGTGCGCGACTACGGCGAAGACCAAGGGCTGCGCATCGAAGTGGCGTATGAATATTCCGATGATGTGTCGGAAGGGCTTGTCATTTCGCAAACGCCGGCGGCAGGCGAACAGGTGGCAAAAGGTGAAACCATCACGGTCGTTATTTCCCGCGGTCCGGAGCCGAAGCCGTCAAAAACGGTGATTAAAGACATCGCCATTCCGTACGAACCGGCGGAAAACGGGCAAATGGTCGAAGCGCAGCTGTACATTCAAGACGCCAACCATAATATGACAACGCCATATAAAACGTATCGGCTGACACATCCGGTGACAGAGACGGTTGAGTTTGAAATTCCGTATGGGGAGACGGCCTATTACCGCGTCATTGTCAACAATGTCGTCAAAGATGAAGGGGCGATTCCGTATCCAGAAAACGGCGGGAAAAAGGAGTGA
- a CDS encoding Stp1/IreP family PP2C-type Ser/Thr phosphatase: MRAVFRTDIGQIREHNEDSGGVFVNQSGQYLAVVADGMGGHRAGDVASSMAVAYLQAQWEEAPGLSSPAEAEQWLKTQIEAANAQLFRHALSHPECQGMGTTVVGAICAGPFVTIAHIGDSRCYLLNQNGIQQLTDDHSLVNELVKSGQISKEDAEHHPRKNVLLRALGTEPAVKIDVKTVAIDDGDMLLLCSDGLSNKVPEADIVHILTGSGTLEEKAEVLIGLANERGGEDNISLAVIDFSAEREGG; this comes from the coding sequence ATGCGAGCCGTTTTCCGAACCGATATCGGGCAAATTCGCGAACATAACGAAGACAGCGGCGGCGTGTTTGTCAATCAAAGCGGCCAATATTTAGCGGTCGTCGCCGACGGGATGGGCGGTCACCGCGCCGGCGATGTGGCCAGCTCGATGGCGGTGGCGTATTTGCAGGCGCAGTGGGAGGAAGCGCCCGGCCTTTCGTCGCCGGCCGAGGCCGAGCAATGGCTAAAGACGCAGATTGAGGCGGCCAACGCCCAGCTGTTTCGGCATGCGCTTTCCCACCCGGAGTGCCAAGGGATGGGGACGACGGTTGTCGGCGCGATTTGCGCCGGCCCGTTTGTTACGATCGCCCATATTGGCGACAGCCGCTGCTATTTGCTGAATCAAAACGGAATCCAGCAGCTGACGGATGACCACTCCCTTGTCAATGAGCTTGTCAAAAGCGGCCAAATTTCCAAGGAAGATGCCGAGCACCACCCGCGCAAAAATGTGCTCTTGCGGGCGCTTGGCACCGAACCGGCGGTGAAGATCGATGTCAAAACCGTCGCCATTGACGACGGCGACATGCTTCTTTTATGTTCGGACGGGTTGTCAAACAAAGTGCCGGAAGCAGACATCGTACATATTTTGACAGGCAGCGGCACGCTCGAGGAGAAGGCCGAGGTGCTCATCGGTTTGGCGAACGAGCGGGGCGGAGAAGATAACATTTCGCTGGCGGTCATCGATTTTTCAGCGGAACGTGAAGGTGGGTGA
- the rlmN gene encoding 23S rRNA (adenine(2503)-C(2))-methyltransferase RlmN, whose product MEITHTAARRPAGEAQLPTLPSIYSLTLDEWKEWLVAHGEKPFRATQIYEWLYEKRVTDFAEMTNLPKRLREQLAASFSITTLKTIVKQTSKDGTIKFLFELHDGYSIETVLMRHNYGNSVCVTTQVGCRIGCTFCASTLGGLKRHLEAGEIVAQVVQVQKALDETEERVSSIVVMGIGEPFDNYDALIKFLRIVNHPKGLNIGARHITVSTSGIIPKIYQFADEGMQVNFAISLHAPTTELRTKLMPINKAYPLPKLMEAVRYYIEKTGRRVTFEYGLFGGVNDQLEHAEQLAELLKGLKCHVNLIPVNYVPERNYVRTPRSQIFAFERALKKHGINVTIRREHGHDIDAACGQLRAKERKEETR is encoded by the coding sequence ATGGAAATCACTCATACAGCTGCCCGCCGGCCCGCCGGCGAAGCGCAGCTGCCAACCTTGCCGTCAATTTACTCGCTGACGCTTGACGAATGGAAGGAATGGCTCGTCGCTCACGGTGAAAAGCCGTTTCGCGCCACGCAAATTTATGAGTGGCTGTACGAAAAGCGCGTCACCGACTTTGCTGAGATGACGAACTTGCCCAAACGGCTGCGCGAACAGCTCGCCGCGTCGTTTTCCATCACCACATTGAAAACGATCGTGAAACAAACATCGAAAGATGGGACGATCAAATTTTTGTTCGAGCTGCATGACGGCTATTCGATCGAGACGGTGCTCATGCGCCATAACTACGGGAATTCCGTATGCGTGACGACGCAAGTCGGCTGCCGCATCGGCTGCACGTTTTGCGCCTCGACGCTCGGCGGGCTGAAACGCCATTTAGAGGCGGGCGAAATCGTCGCCCAAGTCGTGCAAGTGCAAAAGGCGCTCGATGAAACCGAGGAGCGCGTCAGCAGCATCGTCGTGATGGGCATCGGTGAGCCGTTTGACAATTATGATGCGCTCATCAAGTTTCTGCGCATTGTCAACCATCCGAAAGGGCTGAACATCGGTGCCCGCCATATTACTGTTTCCACGAGCGGCATCATCCCAAAAATTTACCAATTTGCTGATGAAGGGATGCAAGTGAATTTCGCCATCTCGCTGCACGCGCCGACGACCGAGCTGCGGACGAAGCTCATGCCGATCAATAAGGCGTATCCGCTGCCGAAGCTGATGGAGGCAGTTCGGTATTACATTGAAAAGACGGGGCGGCGCGTCACGTTTGAATATGGGCTGTTCGGCGGGGTGAATGACCAGCTCGAGCATGCTGAGCAGCTAGCTGAGCTGCTGAAAGGGCTGAAATGCCATGTGAACTTAATTCCGGTCAACTACGTACCGGAGCGCAACTATGTGCGCACGCCGCGCAGTCAAATTTTCGCCTTTGAACGGGCGTTGAAAAAACATGGAATTAACGTGACCATTCGTCGCGAACACGGACATGACATCGATGCCGCCTGCGGACAGCTTCGCGCGAAGGAGCGAAAAGAAGAGACGAGGTGA
- the rsmB gene encoding 16S rRNA (cytosine(967)-C(5))-methyltransferase RsmB codes for MNVRELALDTLLAIEQKGAYSHLQLNDAIRKGRLDGRDAALLTEIVYGTVQRRDTLDYYLTPFLRKARRLEPWVRVLLRLTVYQMVYLDRVPDRAAIFEAVEIAKRRGHRGIASLVNGVLRAIGREGLPSLDAINDPGKRLAVATSHPEWLVRRWIEQYGLEETSRMCEINLRPPQSTARVNRLKATVEEALERLDNEGVKAVQGQLAPEAIRAEKGNLAHTEAFRAGWLTIQDESSMLVARALDPAAGERVLDCCAAPGGKTTHIAERMDGRGEVVAIDIHEHKVKLIEQQAQRLGLDNITALALDSRRLGERFAPESFDRILVDAPCTGFGVIRRKPEIKYTKGKDDVAALVDIQQAILRAAAPLLKKGGALVYSTCTVEREENEEAVARFLADHPDFSLDDRLAERLPEAVRPHVKGGMLQLLPHDFDSDGFFIARLRKKG; via the coding sequence ATGAACGTACGTGAACTTGCTTTAGATACGCTGTTAGCCATCGAACAAAAAGGAGCCTATAGCCACTTGCAGTTGAATGACGCCATCCGGAAAGGGCGTCTTGACGGGCGCGATGCGGCGTTGCTGACGGAAATCGTGTACGGAACGGTGCAGCGGCGCGATACGCTCGACTATTATTTGACGCCGTTTTTGCGCAAGGCGCGCCGGCTCGAGCCATGGGTGCGGGTGCTTCTCCGGCTGACGGTGTACCAAATGGTCTATTTGGACCGCGTCCCGGATCGCGCTGCCATCTTTGAAGCGGTGGAAATCGCCAAGCGGCGCGGCCATCGCGGCATCGCTTCGCTCGTGAACGGCGTTTTGCGCGCCATTGGCCGCGAGGGGCTGCCGTCGCTCGATGCGATTAACGATCCCGGAAAGCGGCTCGCCGTCGCGACAAGCCATCCGGAGTGGCTTGTCCGGCGCTGGATCGAACAATATGGCCTTGAGGAGACGTCGCGCATGTGCGAGATCAATTTGCGCCCGCCGCAATCGACCGCCCGCGTCAACCGGTTGAAGGCAACGGTAGAGGAGGCGCTTGAGCGGCTTGACAACGAAGGAGTGAAGGCCGTTCAAGGTCAACTTGCCCCGGAAGCCATCCGAGCGGAAAAAGGGAATTTGGCCCATACGGAGGCGTTTCGCGCCGGCTGGCTGACGATCCAAGATGAAAGCTCGATGCTCGTTGCCCGGGCGCTCGATCCGGCAGCAGGGGAGCGGGTGCTCGACTGTTGCGCGGCGCCGGGTGGAAAAACGACTCATATCGCCGAACGGATGGACGGCCGCGGCGAAGTGGTCGCCATCGACATTCACGAGCATAAAGTGAAGCTCATTGAACAGCAGGCGCAACGGCTCGGCCTTGACAATATCACGGCGCTCGCCCTTGACAGCCGCCGGCTCGGCGAGCGGTTCGCTCCCGAGTCGTTTGACCGCATTTTAGTCGATGCGCCGTGCACCGGGTTCGGCGTCATCCGCCGCAAACCGGAGATCAAGTATACGAAAGGGAAAGACGATGTCGCGGCGCTTGTCGACATTCAGCAAGCCATTTTGCGGGCGGCCGCCCCGCTGTTGAAAAAAGGGGGCGCGCTTGTTTACAGCACATGTACAGTCGAGCGCGAGGAAAATGAAGAAGCCGTTGCCCGCTTTTTGGCCGATCATCCGGACTTTTCACTTGACGACCGTCTCGCCGAGCGGCTGCCGGAAGCGGTGCGGCCGCATGTGAAAGGCGGCATGCTGCAGCTGTTGCCGCACGATTTTGACTCTGACGGGTTTTTTATCGCCCGGTTACGAAAGAAGGGGTAA
- the fmt gene encoding methionyl-tRNA formyltransferase: MTNIVFMGTPDFAVPVLRQLLDDGYRVTAVVTQPDKPKGRKRELVPPPVKVEAEKQGIPVLQPAKIREPEQYEQVLAFAPDLIVTAAFGQILPKALLDAPKYGCINVHASLLPELRGGAPIHYAIWQGKTKTGVTIMYMVERLDAGDMLAQVEVPIEETDTVGTLHDKLSAAGAKLLSETLPLLLEGTITPVPQDEEKATYAPNIRREQERIDWTQPGEVIYNHIRAFCPWPVTYTTHDGNVWKIWWGDKVPAPSLAPPGTILALEEDGIVVATGNETAIKITELQPAGKKRMAAGEFLRGAGSRLAAGMKLGEDNERT, from the coding sequence ATGACGAACATTGTCTTTATGGGAACGCCTGACTTTGCCGTGCCGGTTTTGCGGCAGCTGCTTGATGACGGGTATCGGGTTACGGCCGTTGTCACGCAGCCGGACAAGCCGAAAGGGCGGAAGCGCGAGCTCGTTCCGCCCCCGGTGAAAGTGGAGGCTGAGAAGCAGGGCATTCCGGTGCTGCAGCCGGCGAAAATTCGTGAGCCGGAACAATACGAACAAGTGCTGGCGTTCGCGCCTGACTTGATCGTGACGGCGGCGTTTGGGCAAATTTTGCCGAAGGCGCTGCTCGATGCGCCAAAATACGGCTGCATCAATGTTCACGCCTCGCTTCTTCCCGAGCTGCGCGGCGGGGCGCCGATCCATTACGCCATTTGGCAGGGAAAAACGAAAACGGGCGTCACGATCATGTACATGGTCGAGCGTCTCGATGCCGGCGACATGCTGGCGCAAGTCGAGGTGCCGATTGAAGAAACGGATACCGTCGGCACGCTGCATGATAAATTGAGCGCTGCCGGGGCTAAACTATTATCAGAAACGCTCCCGCTTTTACTCGAAGGAACCATCACGCCTGTTCCGCAAGACGAAGAGAAGGCGACATATGCCCCGAATATCCGGCGCGAACAAGAGCGGATTGACTGGACGCAGCCTGGCGAGGTCATTTACAACCATATTCGCGCCTTCTGCCCGTGGCCGGTTACGTATACGACGCACGACGGGAACGTTTGGAAAATCTGGTGGGGCGACAAAGTGCCGGCGCCAAGCCTAGCGCCGCCGGGGACGATTTTGGCGCTTGAGGAGGATGGCATCGTCGTCGCGACCGGCAATGAGACCGCCATTAAAATTACTGAATTGCAGCCGGCCGGCAAAAAGCGGATGGCCGCCGGCGAGTTTTTGCGCGGCGCCGGCAGCCGGCTTGCGGCCGGCATGAAGCTAGGAGAGGACAATGAACGTACGTGA
- the def gene encoding peptide deformylase, whose protein sequence is MSVLPIVTYPAPVLEQPCAPVTAFDRQLGRLLDDMYETMLAADGVGLAASQVGIAKQVAVVDVGDEHGRIELINPVIVEARGEQVDVEGCLSFPGLFGEVPRAEYVKVRAQNRRGRLFTLSATGFLARALQHEIDHLHGVLFTSKVIRYCDLEELEG, encoded by the coding sequence TTGTCTGTACTGCCGATTGTCACTTACCCTGCTCCGGTTTTGGAACAGCCGTGCGCGCCGGTGACGGCCTTTGACCGCCAGCTCGGCCGGCTGCTTGATGATATGTATGAGACGATGCTTGCCGCAGACGGGGTTGGCTTGGCCGCTTCGCAAGTCGGCATCGCCAAACAGGTTGCTGTCGTCGATGTCGGCGATGAGCACGGCCGGATTGAGCTCATCAATCCGGTTATTGTCGAGGCGCGCGGCGAACAAGTAGATGTCGAAGGCTGCTTGAGCTTTCCCGGCCTGTTTGGCGAAGTGCCGCGCGCCGAGTACGTGAAAGTGCGGGCGCAAAACCGGCGCGGTCGCTTGTTTACTCTCTCCGCGACCGGCTTTTTGGCCCGCGCCCTGCAGCATGAAATCGACCATTTGCACGGCGTGCTGTTTACGTCGAAAGTGATTCGTTACTGTGATCTTGAAGAATTGGAAGGATAG
- the priA gene encoding primosomal protein N' yields MKVASVIVDVPTRQTDRPFDYLIPERWHGVIQPGMRVTVPFGARRLQGFVIEVKDHSEIEQLKPIEHVLDVVPVLNEELLDLGRYLTETTLCFAISAYQAMLPAAMRAKYEKVLRLAEEERRGELPDELKSLVAGRTEVAWNEVEAAGLWRAAQKAVQQGVLEAVYNVKDKAGKKTVKSAALAVSAEQAEQALHSLPARQKEVVSFLLKRGEAVPIAKLQATLGISSAPLKALVEKGLVVVRDVEVYRDPYAHRTFQPSEPLALTPAQAQALAKITASVRAGEHRTFLLYGVTGSGKTEVYMQAIEEVLRQGKEAIVLVPEISLTPQMVERFKSRFGPKVAVLHSGLSVGEKYDEWRKIHRKEVQLVVGARSAVFAPFENLGMIIIDEEHETSYKQEEMPRYHARDVAIYRARRHGCPVVLGSATPSLETFARAAKGVYELLELPERIAERGMPDVHIVDMREELRSGNRSMFSRRLLDELRLRLERGEQAVLFLNRRGYSTFVMCRGCGYVIRCPHCDISLTYHRAGERMKCHYCGHEEPLAPRCPSCGSEHIRFFGTGTQKVEEELAKLLPTARVIRMDVDTTGRKGAHEELLSRFAAKEADILLGTQMIAKGLDFPDVTLVGVLAADTMLHLPDFRAAEKTFQLLTQVSGRAGRHELPGEVVIQTYTPDHYSIALAARHDYRAFYRREMTLRKAHGYPPYYYLALITAAHEEAPAAAKAAEKIAAYLRKQLSNEAVILGPVASPIARLHDRYRYQCMIKYKREPNVTAALKAVIDRYQADAAHGGVTITVDTNPYMMM; encoded by the coding sequence ATGAAAGTAGCATCGGTCATTGTCGATGTCCCGACACGGCAAACGGATCGCCCGTTCGATTATTTGATTCCCGAGCGCTGGCATGGCGTCATCCAGCCGGGCATGCGGGTGACGGTGCCATTCGGGGCGCGTCGTCTGCAAGGATTTGTCATTGAGGTAAAAGACCATTCCGAGATCGAACAGCTGAAGCCGATCGAACACGTACTCGACGTCGTGCCGGTGTTAAATGAGGAGCTGCTCGACCTTGGCCGCTATTTGACGGAGACGACGCTTTGTTTTGCCATTTCCGCGTACCAGGCGATGTTGCCGGCGGCGATGCGAGCGAAATATGAGAAGGTGCTCCGCTTGGCGGAAGAGGAAAGACGGGGCGAGCTTCCCGATGAGTTGAAGTCGCTGGTTGCCGGAAGGACGGAAGTGGCGTGGAACGAGGTTGAGGCCGCCGGTTTATGGCGGGCGGCGCAAAAAGCGGTGCAACAAGGCGTGCTCGAAGCCGTTTACAACGTGAAAGACAAAGCGGGGAAGAAAACGGTGAAGTCCGCCGCTCTTGCCGTTTCGGCCGAACAGGCGGAACAGGCGCTTCATTCGCTGCCGGCGCGACAAAAGGAAGTGGTGTCGTTTTTGCTCAAGCGGGGGGAAGCGGTCCCCATTGCCAAACTGCAAGCAACACTCGGCATTTCCTCTGCCCCGCTGAAGGCGCTTGTGGAGAAAGGATTGGTTGTTGTTCGCGATGTCGAAGTGTATCGCGATCCGTATGCGCATCGCACGTTTCAGCCGAGCGAGCCGCTGGCGCTCACCCCGGCGCAGGCGCAAGCGTTGGCGAAGATCACCGCTTCAGTGCGCGCCGGGGAACATCGCACGTTTTTGCTTTACGGCGTCACCGGCAGCGGAAAGACGGAAGTGTATATGCAGGCGATCGAGGAAGTGTTGCGCCAAGGAAAAGAGGCGATCGTGCTCGTGCCGGAAATTTCGCTGACGCCGCAAATGGTTGAGCGCTTCAAAAGCCGGTTCGGCCCGAAAGTAGCGGTGCTTCACAGCGGGCTGTCGGTCGGCGAAAAATATGACGAATGGCGGAAAATTCACCGCAAAGAGGTGCAACTTGTCGTCGGCGCGCGCTCGGCGGTGTTTGCCCCGTTTGAAAACTTAGGGATGATCATTATCGACGAGGAGCATGAGACGAGCTATAAGCAAGAGGAGATGCCGCGCTACCATGCACGGGATGTCGCCATTTACCGCGCCCGCCGCCACGGCTGTCCGGTCGTGCTCGGCAGCGCCACTCCGTCGCTCGAGACGTTCGCCCGCGCCGCCAAAGGGGTGTATGAGCTGCTTGAACTGCCGGAGCGGATTGCTGAGCGCGGCATGCCGGACGTCCATATTGTCGATATGCGCGAGGAACTGCGCAGCGGCAACCGTTCGATGTTTTCGCGCCGGCTGCTTGATGAGCTGCGCCTTCGGCTCGAACGCGGCGAGCAGGCGGTACTGTTTTTAAACCGGCGCGGCTATTCGACGTTTGTCATGTGCCGCGGCTGCGGCTATGTCATCCGCTGTCCGCATTGTGACATTTCACTCACATACCATCGCGCCGGGGAGCGGATGAAATGCCATTATTGCGGCCATGAAGAGCCGCTGGCCCCCCGCTGTCCGTCGTGTGGGAGCGAACATATCCGCTTTTTCGGCACCGGCACGCAAAAAGTGGAAGAAGAGTTGGCCAAGCTGTTGCCAACGGCGCGCGTCATCCGCATGGATGTCGACACGACCGGGCGGAAAGGGGCGCATGAAGAGCTGCTTTCCCGCTTTGCCGCCAAAGAAGCCGATATTTTGCTCGGCACGCAAATGATCGCCAAAGGGCTTGATTTTCCTGACGTGACGCTCGTCGGCGTGCTCGCTGCCGATACGATGCTCCATCTGCCTGATTTCCGCGCCGCGGAGAAAACGTTCCAGCTGCTGACGCAAGTGAGCGGGCGCGCCGGCCGGCATGAGCTGCCCGGTGAAGTCGTCATCCAGACGTATACGCCGGACCACTACAGCATTGCGCTCGCCGCCCGCCATGATTACCGCGCTTTTTACCGGCGGGAGATGACGCTGCGCAAGGCGCACGGTTATCCGCCGTACTATTATTTGGCGCTCATTACCGCCGCGCACGAAGAAGCGCCAGCCGCGGCCAAAGCGGCTGAAAAAATCGCCGCCTATTTGCGCAAGCAGCTGTCGAACGAAGCGGTCATCCTCGGCCCGGTCGCCTCACCGATCGCCCGCCTTCATGATAGATATCGTTACCAATGCATGATAAAATACAAGCGGGAACCGAACGTAACGGCGGCGCTCAAAGCGGTCATCGACCGCTACCAGGCGGATGCCGCCCACGGTGGGGTGACGATTACCGTCGATACAAACCCGTATATGATGATGTGA
- the coaBC gene encoding bifunctional phosphopantothenoylcysteine decarboxylase/phosphopantothenate--cysteine ligase CoaBC has translation MIKGKHILLCVTGGVAAYKAAALTSQLTQRGAEVRVIMTEGACQFITPLTFQALSRQEVYVDTFAENNPAVIAHIDLADWADLVLVAPATANTIAKLAAGIADNMATTTILATKAPVWIAPAMNVHMYEHPAVQANIETLHRFGYRFIEPSEGYLACGYIGKGRLEEPEDIIAHIERFFAADPPLFRGKRILVTAGPTREKLDPVRYFSNYSSGKMGYAIAEAAARFGASVTLVSGPTALSSPDGVETVPVESAAEMYEAVLSRFAETDVVIKAAAVADYRPKYVAETKIKKQPGDYVVEMERTVDILKTLGERKTRQILVGFAAETDNLEQYALKKLEEKRLDLVVANNVTEEGAGFAGDTNIITIFRRDGVVRSLPLMTKREAAEELLKEIYAYIEGIR, from the coding sequence ATGATCAAGGGGAAACATATTTTGCTTTGTGTAACCGGGGGGGTTGCCGCTTACAAGGCCGCGGCGCTGACAAGCCAGTTAACCCAGCGCGGCGCGGAAGTGAGAGTCATCATGACCGAAGGGGCGTGCCAGTTTATTACGCCGCTTACGTTCCAAGCATTGTCACGCCAAGAAGTATATGTTGACACGTTCGCAGAAAACAATCCGGCCGTTATTGCCCATATCGATTTGGCCGATTGGGCTGACCTCGTTCTTGTCGCCCCGGCGACGGCGAATACGATCGCCAAGCTGGCCGCCGGCATCGCCGACAATATGGCGACGACGACGATTTTGGCGACGAAAGCGCCGGTGTGGATCGCCCCGGCGATGAATGTCCATATGTACGAACATCCGGCCGTGCAGGCGAACATTGAAACGCTGCACCGGTTCGGCTATCGGTTCATCGAGCCGTCGGAAGGCTACTTGGCGTGCGGCTATATCGGCAAAGGGCGGCTTGAAGAGCCGGAAGACATCATCGCCCATATCGAGCGGTTTTTCGCCGCCGATCCGCCTTTGTTCCGCGGGAAACGCATTCTTGTGACCGCCGGGCCGACAAGGGAAAAACTCGACCCGGTCCGCTATTTTTCCAATTATTCGAGCGGCAAAATGGGCTATGCGATCGCCGAGGCGGCGGCCCGCTTTGGTGCATCCGTCACGCTTGTCTCCGGCCCCACAGCCCTTTCTTCGCCCGATGGTGTCGAGACGGTGCCGGTTGAGTCGGCAGCTGAGATGTATGAAGCGGTCTTGTCCCGCTTTGCGGAAACGGACGTTGTCATTAAAGCGGCGGCGGTGGCCGATTACCGGCCGAAATATGTAGCGGAGACGAAAATTAAAAAGCAGCCCGGCGATTATGTCGTCGAGATGGAACGGACAGTCGACATTTTAAAAACGCTCGGCGAGCGGAAAACAAGGCAAATTTTAGTCGGATTTGCGGCTGAAACGGACAACCTTGAACAATATGCGTTAAAAAAACTCGAAGAAAAGCGGCTTGACCTTGTCGTCGCCAACAATGTGACCGAAGAAGGAGCAGGCTTTGCCGGTGATACGAACATCATCACCATTTTCCGCCGTGACGGCGTCGTCCGTTCGCTGCCGCTCATGACAAAACGCGAGGCCGCCGAGGAACTTTTAAAAGAAATTTATGCGTATATCGAGGGGATTCGATGA
- the rpoZ gene encoding DNA-directed RNA polymerase subunit omega encodes MLYPSIDLLMKKVDSKYKLVTVVAKRARQLQDGAELMVKKPVSKKFVGQALEEIAGDKVELVEEEK; translated from the coding sequence ATGCTGTATCCTTCTATTGATTTGCTTATGAAAAAAGTCGACTCGAAATATAAGCTTGTCACCGTTGTCGCCAAACGAGCGCGGCAGCTTCAAGACGGGGCCGAGCTGATGGTGAAAAAGCCGGTGTCGAAAAAATTTGTCGGCCAGGCGTTAGAGGAAATTGCCGGCGACAAGGTCGAATTAGTGGAAGAGGAAAAATAA